AACGTTTGAAAATAATGCTGCGGTTAGACAACAGATATTGGCATCAACTGATATCAATAAGAGCAAATTACTGTCCTTGTTTGAGCTTCACTATGGTGCATGGGATACCTTAAACGGAGATAAACCATTTTTTGGCAGCACAGCGCGCCCTGATGGCGCAGGTGTCTATCCCGTTGATCTAACAAAGAGTGAATTTAATCAATGGATAGCGGCACATCCAGAAGATGAGAAAAGCTTTAAAAGCGGCTATACCGTCATTGTCCGAGATAAGGAACAGCTAAAAGCGATCCCCTATAGTATCTACTATAAAGAAGAACTTACCGACGCTGCAAAGCTTATGCGCGAGGCTGCTGAATTAACAAAAGATCAAACCTTAAAAATATTTTTGTCTAAACGCGCAGATTCATTTCTTAACGATAAATACCGTGACTCAGAAATGGCATGGATGGATTTAAATGGTTCTTTAGAGATAGCCATTGGGCCATACGAAACTTATACCGATAAGCTCTTTGGTTATAAAACATTTTTCGAAGCTTTTATTACTGTTCGAAACCCTGAAGATAGCGCGAAGTTAGACATCTATAAAAAATACCTAACCGCTATGGAATCCAATTTACCTATCCCTGATGAACATAAAAACGTAAATAGAGCTAGCTAGAGAGCGCATGTCTCATGCGCTCTTTAATAACTCTTTCATATAGCGCACTCATTTCAACCTTACATGGCTTCAGCTTGAACTGACGTGCGCATTTGTATTATCGTATAAAATTAATATTTAAGATATTTCAAATAAAGTGAGCCATCACAAGGATATAAATAAGTGACCACTAGGAAAATTCTGCCACCTGTTTTTAATTTAGCAAAATTAATAATGTCGTGGAATAACCGTGTCTATGACGCGATTATCTCTTTTGCAGGCAAACTTAGTGCAGTTCAAAAACTGTATCTGCTTGCGATACTCGTGCTTATTTTCTCAGACAGGTTGGTTTTTGTGGCTTTGCTTACCG
The Shewanella sp. KX20019 DNA segment above includes these coding regions:
- a CDS encoding dipeptidyl-peptidase 3 family protein produces the protein MKLSLITLALAVAISGCSQTEQTLAANDTTSFKTVNSAVKGENQSATYQAMLDQLVDIDMQADLTSLSPTDTLVLRKIIEVADILDGIYFKQTFENNAAVRQQILASTDINKSKLLSLFELHYGAWDTLNGDKPFFGSTARPDGAGVYPVDLTKSEFNQWIAAHPEDEKSFKSGYTVIVRDKEQLKAIPYSIYYKEELTDAAKLMREAAELTKDQTLKIFLSKRADSFLNDKYRDSEMAWMDLNGSLEIAIGPYETYTDKLFGYKTFFEAFITVRNPEDSAKLDIYKKYLTAMESNLPIPDEHKNVNRAS